The following nucleotide sequence is from Pandoraea thiooxydans.
GGATCGCGTCTATCAGTCCTTGACAGGCACCAGCAGCAGCGGCACCGGCGTCAAATGAGCGACGCGGCTGGCCACACTGCCGAGCAGCCAGCGCGCGATACCGCGCCGGCCGTGCATGCCGAGCACCATCAGATCGGCCTGCCATTGCTGCGCGTCGCGCACGATCGCATGGGCGATATCGTCGTTGGTGGTCTCGGTGCTGATCATTGCCGTGTCGATGCCGCCGGGCGTGCCGGCCAGCAACTGCCGGGCGTTTTCGAGCGCTTGCTTGCCGTCGTCGACGAATGCCTCCTCCAGCATGTGAATCGGTACGAAGTCGGTCAGCCGCACGGCGCGATCGACCACATAAACGGTGCGCAAATCGGTCTGGCCGCTGGTGAGGCGGGCCGCCTGGCGCAATGCCTGGGTGGCGCCCTTGCTGCCGTCGATCGCGCACAGGATGCGGCGCGGCGCGGCCAGCGGCGACGCATCGTATTGGGCCGGAACAACCAGAATCGCACAGCCTGCCATATGAGCCAGAGGCTCCGAGACCGTACCCTCGACCCAACGCAACAGGCCATGATGCTGGCGCGCGCCGACCACCAGCAAGTCGGCATGCCACGCGCCGGCGGCTTTTGTCAGCGCGTGCACGACGTCGCCGCCCTGTTTGGACAGGTCGACAAGTTCGGTCTCGACAGTGCGGCCCTGCTGCGACAAAACGTCCTTGGCCTGATTGAGCGCATCGCCGGCGTCACGCAGCAGTTCGGCGCGCGCCGCGCTCAGCTCGTCGCCGACGAGCGGCGTGATCGGCAGCAGCACGCGGGGATTTTGCGCGACGCTCACCAGGCGGATGTGGGCCTCGGCTGGAAGTAAATGTTGGGTGTAGTTGACGGCATGCAACGATGCCAGCGACGCATCGACGGCGATCACCACCCGGTTGAAGGGAATTGCCGCATTGCTTGCCTGACTCGGGGCGCCCATGATCGTTCTCCGTGAGGGGGGGTCGACAACCGCATTAAAGTTAGCATACTGCGCCTGTCCGAGCCAGGTAGATTGATCCTGGTCATGGCGTGTGTGCGGCGTCGGAATGCGCCGTATCGAGCTCAATGCCATTGTTTCGCTGGTTGGATCAGCAACGCCGCCAGGCCTTGGGCCTGATCCTCGCGAAATATCGTCAGTCCCAGCGGCATGGTGTCCTGTGCCAGCTGTGGCTGCGGCAGGTAGCTGCCGAACAGGCGATCCCACCAGGAAATGTGGAAACCGTAATTCGTATCGTGCGCCTCGGGCCGCACCGAGTGGTGAATGCGGTGCATATCGGGCGTCACGAACACCCAGCGCAGCGCCGCGTCGAGCCGGGAAGACAGGCGCAGATTGGCATGCGTGATCAGCGAAAAACTGCTCAGCACGATTTCGAACGCCGCAACCGCCGCCGGGCTGGCGCCAAGCAGCAGCACCGCTACGATCTTGATGCCCATCGACAACAGGATCTCCAGCGGATGGAATCGCACGCCCGAGCTGACGTCGAGCGCGATATCCGTGTGATGCACGCGGTGCAGGCGCCACAGTATTTCGATCCGGTGCATCAGGCGGTGTTGCGTATAGATCGTCAGATCCAGCGCGACAAAAGCGATTGCCGCGGCGGCCCAGGGGGCAACGTGCAGTAGATGCAGCAGACCGAAGTCCTTTTGGCGTGCCCAAAACGCGGCGTCCACTGCGAGCCAGGGCAGCAGCAGGCGCAGGCACAGGACATTGATTGCTCCCAGGCCAAAATTAACCGGCCAGCGCCGTTGGCGCATCGGTGACGCAGCGTGTTGCGGCCAACGATATTCGGCCATGGCCAACAACGCCAATAAGGAAAGAAAAGTCAGGAGACGGACGGCGGCCTGGTTCATGATCGCATGGCTGGGTACGCGGGTAGGGCGCTGCAACGTTTGCAGGCCTTGGTGCATTAGTCGCCGGCCGGCTCTCAACATTACATGTATCGACGTTTTTATGTTGGCGCGTCAGACCCGGTACGGGGACTGCCGCCCGAGCCCGCCTGATTCGCGCCAGGCGCAATCAAACGTAATATTTTTGCGACCCGTTCGTCTTACTAAAGCGCGTTGTCGTAACGCAATCTCTTTCATTTCATCTTTTGCGGAGCATGGCCATGGCAAACCCGTTTGCCCGTTTGACCAAATCATTGATTGCACCGGCAATTACCCTGTTGGCTGCCGGCACAGCTTTTGCCGGCACCGGCCTCGCGCAGCCCGCTACGACGCTGCCCTTCGAGACGCATGCAGCGTTCTTCTCGCGCGAGACGCGTCAACCGAAGCCGCTCGATCCGCAAGTGTTCGTTCGGGCTCCGGGCGCGCCAGCGGCTGTGGGGCCGCAGGGCATCCGGCACGTGGCCGGCTACCGCAATGCCTTGCTGGCCGACAAGGCGACGCTACCGGTGTTTTCCGCGGACGGCCGCGCGCTGGGCTTCGATCTGGGGCAATGGCTCGGAGCCCGCGGCGAGGTGGTGCTAATGCCGCTGCCGTCCGGTGGGGAGAAAGTCATCGCGGTCTTCGCTGGCTTGAAGCCGGGGGGCGTCTACAGCCTGTTCGAGAATCATTTCGATCAAAAGCCGATTGGCTTCACGCCACTCGATGGCCGTGGCGCCGATAACAACTTCGTTGCGGGCAAGGACGGACGCGGCGCCATAACACTTGCCGCACCGCATGCACTGACCAGCGTCAATGCTGTGCTGTTGGTGTATCACGCCGACGGCAAATCGCATGGGGTGTCGCGCGGGGCGATCGGGGTGACGGCGCAACACCAGTTGATCGCCAAGCTGCCGTGAGGCCCATCGGCGCTCTCTTGTAATAATCCCTGGGGTCGCCCGTCAGATGAGCATGATATGCGGCGCGCTCGAGAGCGCAGCGTCGGATACTAATGGTTCGACGCATTGCGTGCGGCGAGCCGAGCCCGGGGATGGATCATGACGCGTCACAAGATCGCTGTGCTGCTGGCTTTATGCCTGGGTTTGGCGGTCTTCTTTTTGTTCGGGTTCGAGCGCTATCTGAGTATCGAATTCCTGAGCGTCAGTGTGCACGCGGTGGGCAAGTACGCCCAGGCTCATGCAATCGCCGCCATGACGGCTTACTTCGTGCTTTACGTCGTCGCCGCCGCGCTGTCGCTGCCTGGTGCGGCGGTTCTCACGTTGGGCGGCGGCGCGCTGTTTGGCCTGGCGCTCGGTACATTGCTGATTTCCTTTGCGTCGACCATCGGCGCGACGCTGGCTTTCCTGGGCTCACGCTACCTGCTGCGCGACTGGGTCGTCGGTCGCTTTGGCCGCAGGCTCGAGGCCATCGATGCCGGGCTCGCGCGAGATGGGGCGTTTTATTTGTTTATGCTGCGCCTGGTGCCGGCATTCCCGTTCTTTCTGATCAACCTGTTGCTCGGCCTGAGCAGGATGCGCACGCGCACGTTCTACTGGGTCAGCCAGCTCGGCATGTTGCCGGGCACGCTGGTCTACGTGAATGCCGGCACTCAACTGGCGCGGATTCATTCGCTCTCGGGCATTCTGTCGCCGGGTCTGCTCGGCGCCTTCGCCATGCTGGGTGTGTTTCCGCTGCTCGCAAAAGAGCTGGTCGAAATCCTGCGCGCGAGAAGGGCTTACGCACGCTGGCCCAAGCCGAGCCGCTTCGATCGCAATCTGATCGTCATCGGCGGCGGCAGCGCCGGACTCGTGACCGCCTATATTGCCGCGGCCCTCAAGGCCAAGGTCACGTTGGTCGAGCAGCACGCAATGGGCGGCGACTGCCTGAACACCGGCTGCGTGCCATCCAAGGCTCTGATTAGATCGGCCCGACTGCTCGCGCAGATCGCCCGTGCGGGGGAATTCGGCATTCGCTCGGCTCGCGCCGAATTCGATTTCGCCGACGTCATGCAGCGCGTGCAGGCGGTGATCGCGGCGGTCGCGCCGCATGACTCGGTGGAGCGATATACCGGTCTGGGCGTCGATGTCGCGCAAGGCCGCGCCCGTATCGTCTCGCCGTGGGAAGTGGAGATTACCGGCAGCGACGGCCAGGTTCGGCGCCTGAGCACGCGCAGCATTGTGATCGCCGCCGGCGCGCGCCCGGCGGTGCCGCCCATCCCCGGGCTCGACGATGTCGGCTATCTCACGTCGGACACGGTCTGGCGCTTGCGCGAGCTGCCGCGCCGGCTGGTTGTGTTGGGCGGCGGGCCGATCGGCACCGAGTTGACGCAGGCTTTTGCGCGTCTCGGTGCGCAGGTCACGCAAGTGGAGATGGCAGCCCGCATCCTGATGCGTGAAGATCCGGAGGTGTCCGACATGGTGACCCGCCGGTTTCAGGCCGAAGGTATCGCCGTGCTCGCCGGACATCGTGCCAGGCAATTCGTGGTCGAGCGCGGCGAAAAAATCTTGATTGCCGAGCACGATGGCCACGACCTCCGTATCCCTTTCGATGCCGTGCTGGTGGCTGTCGGGCGCGCGGCGAATCTGACTGGCTACGGCCTGGAGGATCTGGACATCCCGGCCACCCGCGTGGTGTCGACCAACGCCTTTTTGCAGACGCGCTATCCGAATATCTACGCCGCCGGCGATGTGGCGGGGCCCTTTCAGTTCACGCACACGGCGGCTCATCAGGCATGGTACGCAGCCGTCAACGCGCTGTTCGACCCGTTCAAGAAATTCAAGGCGGATTATTCAGTCATTCCGTGGGCCACCTTCATCGAACCGGAAATCGCCCGCGTCGGCCTCAACGAGCTGGAAGCGCGGGAGCTAGGCATTGCGCATGAAATTACGAAGTTCGACATCGGCGAGCTGGATCGCGCGATTGCCGACGGCGCAGCGCACGGCTTCGTCAAAGTGCTGACGGTGCCAGGCAAGGACCGGATTCTGGGCGTGACGATCGTCGGCGAACATGCCGCCGAGCTGATAGCCGAATATATATTGGCGATGAAGCATGGTATCGGACTCAATAAGATACTCGGCACCATCCACATCTACCCGACCATGACCGAGGCCAACAAATACGCCGCCGGCGCCTGGAAGCGGGCGCACGCGCCGCAGCGCGTGCTTGCATGGCTGGCGCGCTTTCATGCCTGGCGGCGCGGAGCGAGTGCGTGAGCCGGGACGACGCGTCGGCCGTGCATCGCTCGTTCGTCATCGTATTGCGTGCTGCCGCTAGCGCAGCGTGTCGCGCAAGCGAGTGAGATCTTCGGGACGATCGATATCCCACAGCGGCGGCAGTTCGGCCCAGTGAACGCGCGCGGCCGCGAGGCGCTCGCGGGTGATGCGCATGACATGCGCGGTGCTCCATGGGATGTCGTGGAAAGCGGCGTGCAACAGCGTGGCGAGGTGCTCGTCCGGCGTGGCGAAAACACCGACCAGGACATAGCCGCCGTCCTCGGCCGGAATGAATACCGCCGGCGTGTCATGGTCAAGTCGGTCGGCCGCTTCATGCAGGTGCGCGGTCGTCAGCACCGGGCAATCCGAACCGATCAGCAAAACGCGCCGGTAAGTGCCGAGCGAGGCGCGCAGTGCCGCAGCCATGCGCTGGCCGAGATCGTCGCCGGTTTGCCGATGAACCGGCAGGGCGAACTCGTCGGTGCATGCGCGCAGGGCCGCGTCGGCGGTGTCGCCGGCGATCCATAGCGAAGCCGAAGCGCCGGTACCGGTGACCGTGCGCAGCGTGCGAACCAGCAGGTGCTCATGCATCGCGGCCGCGCCGTGGGCACCGAGCGCGGCGACCAGGCGCGTTTTCACCAGGCCTGGGACCGGCGGCTTGGTGAACACCGCGATATGACCGTCAGCGGGAAAGACCATCGGCTTGATGCTCCCTGGGCGCGGCCGGGGCTACCGGCAGGCTGCCATACCAGCGCGCCAGCGTGGCCGGTGCCACGCCGCAAACGTAAGCCAGGCGCAGTCCCCACATGAGTGCAATGGTGCGCCACACACCGCGAGTCTCCCAGCGCCGCCCCGAGGTAATGACCGGCGTGTCGATGCACGCCGGCGGCGAGATGCGCCTGAGGCGCTTGCTCAGTGCGATGTCCTCCATCAGCGCGATCGGCGCAAAGCCGCCCGCCTGCTCGAATGCGAGGCGTGTGACGAAGATGGCCTGATCGCCGGTCGCCACGCCGGTGATCCGGGAGCGCAGGTTCATCATTGCCGCGACCACGTGCAATAGCCGATGGCGGCTCTCGATGCATACGTCGAAGCGGCCCCAGACACGGGTTCCGTCGCACAGCGCGGCGCTTACCAGTCGGTCGGCACCGGCGGGCAACAGGGTATCGGCATGCAGAAACAGCAGCACGTTGCCGTGTGCCAAGGCAGCGCCGGCGTTCATCTGCGCGGCACGGCCGCGTGGCGCCCGCTCCAGTTTGTCGGCATGAGGCGCCGCCAGCTCGCGGGTCGCATCGTCGCTGCCGCCGTCGACCACGATGATCTCGGCGCCCAGCGCGCGCAGCGGCGCAAGCCGGCGCAGCACGACGGCGATGCCGCTCGCCTCATTGAGTACCGGCACGACGATCGACAGAGCGATTGACGTCTTATTCATATTTGGCGAGCAGTGCGGCCAGCCGCGCCTTGGTCTGCGCCGGCGCGTCGGCCAGCGGTGTAACCAGCGCGGTGCGCAGCGCATCATGCGCGGCCGATGCCAGCGGCGCGTCGGCCAGCAACTCGATGGCACGATAAATGACTCGCTGGGCGTTGGCTGCATTGCGCCCCAGGTTCGCGATGGCCGACTCGACTGTCACACTCTCGTGGGTCGGATGCCAGCAATCGTAATCGGTCACCAGTGCCAGGGTCGCATAGGCAATTTCGGCTTCGCGCGCGAGCTTGGCTTCGGGCAGA
It contains:
- a CDS encoding FAD-dependent oxidoreductase; this encodes MTRHKIAVLLALCLGLAVFFLFGFERYLSIEFLSVSVHAVGKYAQAHAIAAMTAYFVLYVVAAALSLPGAAVLTLGGGALFGLALGTLLISFASTIGATLAFLGSRYLLRDWVVGRFGRRLEAIDAGLARDGAFYLFMLRLVPAFPFFLINLLLGLSRMRTRTFYWVSQLGMLPGTLVYVNAGTQLARIHSLSGILSPGLLGAFAMLGVFPLLAKELVEILRARRAYARWPKPSRFDRNLIVIGGGSAGLVTAYIAAALKAKVTLVEQHAMGGDCLNTGCVPSKALIRSARLLAQIARAGEFGIRSARAEFDFADVMQRVQAVIAAVAPHDSVERYTGLGVDVAQGRARIVSPWEVEITGSDGQVRRLSTRSIVIAAGARPAVPPIPGLDDVGYLTSDTVWRLRELPRRLVVLGGGPIGTELTQAFARLGAQVTQVEMAARILMREDPEVSDMVTRRFQAEGIAVLAGHRARQFVVERGEKILIAEHDGHDLRIPFDAVLVAVGRAANLTGYGLEDLDIPATRVVSTNAFLQTRYPNIYAAGDVAGPFQFTHTAAHQAWYAAVNALFDPFKKFKADYSVIPWATFIEPEIARVGLNELEARELGIAHEITKFDIGELDRAIADGAAHGFVKVLTVPGKDRILGVTIVGEHAAELIAEYILAMKHGIGLNKILGTIHIYPTMTEANKYAAGAWKRAHAPQRVLAWLARFHAWRRGASA
- a CDS encoding sterol desaturase family protein; its protein translation is MAEYRWPQHAASPMRQRRWPVNFGLGAINVLCLRLLLPWLAVDAAFWARQKDFGLLHLLHVAPWAAAAIAFVALDLTIYTQHRLMHRIEILWRLHRVHHTDIALDVSSGVRFHPLEILLSMGIKIVAVLLLGASPAAVAAFEIVLSSFSLITHANLRLSSRLDAALRWVFVTPDMHRIHHSVRPEAHDTNYGFHISWWDRLFGSYLPQPQLAQDTMPLGLTIFREDQAQGLAALLIQPAKQWH
- a CDS encoding TIGR04282 family arsenosugar biosynthesis glycosyltransferase, which gives rise to MVFPADGHIAVFTKPPVPGLVKTRLVAALGAHGAAAMHEHLLVRTLRTVTGTGASASLWIAGDTADAALRACTDEFALPVHRQTGDDLGQRMAAALRASLGTYRRVLLIGSDCPVLTTAHLHEAADRLDHDTPAVFIPAEDGGYVLVGVFATPDEHLATLLHAAFHDIPWSTAHVMRITRERLAAARVHWAELPPLWDIDRPEDLTRLRDTLR
- a CDS encoding universal stress protein, whose translation is MGAPSQASNAAIPFNRVVIAVDASLASLHAVNYTQHLLPAEAHIRLVSVAQNPRVLLPITPLVGDELSAARAELLRDAGDALNQAKDVLSQQGRTVETELVDLSKQGGDVVHALTKAAGAWHADLLVVGARQHHGLLRWVEGTVSEPLAHMAGCAILVVPAQYDASPLAAPRRILCAIDGSKGATQALRQAARLTSGQTDLRTVYVVDRAVRLTDFVPIHMLEEAFVDDGKQALENARQLLAGTPGGIDTAMISTETTNDDIAHAIVRDAQQWQADLMVLGMHGRRGIARWLLGSVASRVAHLTPVPLLLVPVKD
- a CDS encoding TIGR04283 family arsenosugar biosynthesis glycosyltransferase, whose translation is MNKTSIALSIVVPVLNEASGIAVVLRRLAPLRALGAEIIVVDGGSDDATRELAAPHADKLERAPRGRAAQMNAGAALAHGNVLLFLHADTLLPAGADRLVSAALCDGTRVWGRFDVCIESRHRLLHVVAAMMNLRSRITGVATGDQAIFVTRLAFEQAGGFAPIALMEDIALSKRLRRISPPACIDTPVITSGRRWETRGVWRTIALMWGLRLAYVCGVAPATLARWYGSLPVAPAAPREHQADGLSR